Proteins encoded together in one Vibrio lentus window:
- a CDS encoding phage repressor protein CI, with product MSEYQEQTPSFEYIGGRDVTERMKIVTKTSDFKSLGECLGVSKGTISTWHQRGLTPYEVIVRLHLRTGASIKYLALGEGEPFDDKKTHTSKKNEVKRLFDVDLFSLSNGKLVGNETLAFDKSYLDKLGVLNVMGIEHDGTTFIIDKEIHQAVSGTYLVDMDGLLSLNDIQRLPGKKLAISFNGSTLTVEEDEVRVVGRVALVMEKK from the coding sequence ATGAGTGAATACCAAGAACAAACACCCTCTTTTGAGTACATTGGCGGTAGAGATGTAACAGAAAGGATGAAGATCGTCACAAAAACAAGTGACTTTAAGTCGCTTGGTGAGTGCTTAGGTGTGTCAAAAGGCACGATATCGACTTGGCACCAGAGAGGATTGACCCCTTACGAAGTGATTGTGAGACTTCATTTGAGGACTGGAGCTTCTATCAAATATCTAGCCTTGGGAGAAGGTGAACCGTTTGATGACAAGAAAACCCATACATCCAAGAAAAACGAAGTAAAAAGACTCTTCGATGTTGATCTCTTTTCACTTTCAAACGGCAAGCTTGTTGGCAATGAAACGCTAGCTTTTGATAAAAGCTACTTAGACAAACTTGGGGTTCTGAATGTAATGGGCATCGAGCACGATGGGACTACATTCATTATCGATAAAGAAATTCACCAAGCAGTAAGCGGCACATACTTAGTAGATATGGACGGCCTACTATCGCTAAACGACATTCAGCGTTTGCCAGGCAAGAAGCTAGCGATCAGCTTTAACGGCTCGACTCTAACAGTCGAAGAAGATGAAGTGAGGGTTGTGGGTAGAGTTGCGTTAGTGATGGAGAAGAAGTGA